The stretch of DNA GAGCGATCGGGGCCTGCTTGGGCTCGGACGATCGCTCGAACGGGCCCTCGGCAGCCTGCCCGCGCCCACCTGACGGTGATCGGTTAGATGGACGCCCGGCAGATCCGCGCCGAGATCCGCGCCGGCCGGATCACTGGTGTCACCAGCGGGCTGGCGCCCGGCTATGCCCAGGCCAATCTCGCGGTGCTCCCAGCCGGCTTGGCCGCCGATTTCCGGCGGTTCTGTGAATTGAATCCGAAGCCCTGCCCCCTGCTCGACGTCACCGAGCCCGGTGAGTTCGAACCGGCCCGGGTCGCGCCGGGCGCCGATCTCCGAACCGACCTGCCCCGGTACCGGGTCTATCGCGACGGGAACCTGGTGGCCGAGGTGACCGATGCCACCGAATGGTGGCGCGACGACTTGGTAGCCTTTCTGCTCGGCTGCTCCTTCACGTTCGAATCGGCGCTCGTCGCCGCCGGCGTTCCGGTGCGCCATCAAGCCCGGGGACGGAATGTCCCGATGTATCGGACCTCGATCGCCTGCCAACCGGCTGGACCATTCCGCGGTCCGATGGTGGTGTCGATGCGGCCGATCCCCGAGCACCTCGTGGATTTGGCGGTGACCACGAGCGGCCGGTTTCCCGACGCCCATGGCGAGCCGATCCATATCGGGAACCCGGGGGCCATTGGGATCACCGATCTCACCCGGCCCGACTGGGGCGATCCGCCTGAAGCCCTTCCCGGCGACGTCCCGGTGTTCTGGGCCTGCGGGGTCACGCCCCAGGCCGTCGCGTTGGCGTCGCGGCCGAGTTTCCTGATCACCCACGCGCCTGGTCACATGTTCCTGACCGATCTTATCTTCCCGCCATGACCAGCCCTTTCAGCACCGTTGCCGATCTCGAAACCGGATTTGCCGCCGAGGGATACCTGGCGGATGTCGACGTGGCCACGGCGTTGTTCCTGGCCCTGAAACTCGGCCGGCCATTGTTCCTGGAGGGCGAAGCGGGGGTCGGCAAGACCGAATTGGCCCGGACCCTGGCCACCGTCACCGGCGGCGAGTTGATCCGGCTCCAGTGCTACGAAGGCATCGACGCCGCCACCGCGCTCTACGAGTGGGATTACCCCCGCCAGATGCTCGAGATCCGCTTGCTCGAAGCCCGGGGCGAGGCCGGAAGCGCCCAGACCAAGAACATCTTCGGACCGGAGTTTCTGGTCCGCCGGCCGCTGCTCCGCGCCATCGAATCGGTGAGCGCGGCGCCGCCGGTGTTGCTGATCGACGAAATCGACCGGGCCGACGAGGAGTTCGAAGCCTTCCTGCTCGAACTGCTGGCCGATTTCGCGATCACCATCCCCGAACTCGGCACCATCAAGGCCAAGATCAAGCCCTACGTGATCTTGACCAGCAACCGGACCCGGGAAGTGCACGACGCCCTGAAACGGCGCTGCTTCTATCACTGGATCGACTATCCCTCCGCCACGCGGGAACTCGCGATCTTGAAGGCCCGGCTGCCCCAGCTGCCCGACCGGCTGGCCGCCGAGGTGGTGGCGTTCGTCCAGCGGCTCCGGACCTCCGACCTGTCGAAGCTTCCTGGAGTAGCCGAAACCATCGACTGGGCCGCCGCGCTCGATTCGTTAGGCGCCCGCCAGCTCGGCCCCGAGGATATCGACCGGAGTCTCGGCGTGTTGCTCAAGTATCAAGAAGACGTGTCCCGGATCCGGGGCGACGCGGCCCGGACTCTTTTGGCGGAGATCCAGGCGGGCCGGTGATCACGGCGAACTTGGTCACCTTCGGGCGACTGCTTCGCCGCGCGGGATTGTCCGTCACGCCAGACTCGACCCGGCTGTTCGGCCAAGCGATCGACACCGTGGGGTGGGACCGGAAAGCGGCGGTCCGCGCGGCGGGCCGGTCGATCTTCGTCCGCCGCCGGGAAGACCGGGAGCTCTACGACCAGGCGTTCGGCCTGTTCTGGCGCCGCTACGCCCCGTTAGGCGACGACGCCCCGGTGCTCCCCCGGATGAACCAGGACCCAGCCAAGGCTCCGACCTTTCCCGCCGCCGCCCCTCCAGCTGAACTCACCTTGGATGACGTCCCCGCGATCACCGAG from Gemmatimonadota bacterium encodes:
- a CDS encoding MoxR family ATPase; protein product: MTSPFSTVADLETGFAAEGYLADVDVATALFLALKLGRPLFLEGEAGVGKTELARTLATVTGGELIRLQCYEGIDAATALYEWDYPRQMLEIRLLEARGEAGSAQTKNIFGPEFLVRRPLLRAIESVSAAPPVLLIDEIDRADEEFEAFLLELLADFAITIPELGTIKAKIKPYVILTSNRTREVHDALKRRCFYHWIDYPSATRELAILKARLPQLPDRLAAEVVAFVQRLRTSDLSKLPGVAETIDWAAALDSLGARQLGPEDIDRSLGVLLKYQEDVSRIRGDAARTLLAEIQAGR
- a CDS encoding putative hydro-lyase gives rise to the protein MDARQIRAEIRAGRITGVTSGLAPGYAQANLAVLPAGLAADFRRFCELNPKPCPLLDVTEPGEFEPARVAPGADLRTDLPRYRVYRDGNLVAEVTDATEWWRDDLVAFLLGCSFTFESALVAAGVPVRHQARGRNVPMYRTSIACQPAGPFRGPMVVSMRPIPEHLVDLAVTTSGRFPDAHGEPIHIGNPGAIGITDLTRPDWGDPPEALPGDVPVFWACGVTPQAVALASRPSFLITHAPGHMFLTDLIFPP